In a genomic window of Leucoraja erinacea ecotype New England chromosome 8, Leri_hhj_1, whole genome shotgun sequence:
- the stpg4 gene encoding protein STPG4 isoform X1 has protein sequence MNMNTVASNPPPAKLTKKKNNLNNKLKVKPKDVNNVKNNRNRKQKSNSRTEDQEATKGGWWQKNVNETPFPGKYSSKLYTQEGLLNPVKRTFNFERKEKSSSSTSTSQSGAQLTNSVPSPLPLTEVRRNTSPLRVLRSTTRQKTVHPVPQKDNLSVQSYNLRSPIFEKPSAKVSKGGFFSPTSQGSFRSSVKRFPTIYFVPKEGPAPGHYDVKDQTLTQIMSSPFQSKVPRFLPSTSKTPGPGTYETVRQMPSWTKASPRYLYY, from the exons ATGAACATGAATACAGTCGCTTCCAACCCTCCTCCTGCAAAATTAAcgaagaaaaaaaacaatttaaacaaCAAATTGAAAGTAAAACCCAAAGATGTCAATAACGTTAAAAACAATCGTAATCGTAAG CAAAAGAGTAATTCGCGAACAGAAGACCAGGAAGCAACTAAAGGAGGGTGGTGGCAAAAAAATGTTAAT GAGACGCCATTTCCTGGAAAATATTCCTCAAAACTTTATACCCAAGAAGGACTTCTAAATCCAGTGAAACGAACATTTAATTTTGAAAGGAAAGAGAAGAGCAGTTCCAGTACATCAACATCACAGTCAGGTGCACAGCTGACCAATTCTGTTCCGAGCCCATTACCCTTAACTGAGGTGCGGAGGAATACGTCTCCTTTGAGAGTTCTTAGAAGCACTACCAGACAGAAAACCGTGCACCCTGTACCTCAAAAG GACAATCTTTCCGTGCAATCATACAACTTAAGATCTCCTATATTTGAAAAGCCATCAGCCAA GGTTAGTAAAGGCGGTTTCTTTTCACCAACCAGTCAAGGTTCATTTCGATCGTCTGTCAAGCGTTTTCCAACCATTTACTTTGTTCCT AAAGAAGGGCCGGCACCAGGACACTACGACGTGAAGGATCAGACTCTGACTCAGATCATGAGTTCCCCCTTTCAATCCAAAGTGCCTCGGTTTTTACCTAGCACCAGC AAAACGCCAGGACCAGGAACATATGAGACTGTCAGACAAATGCCAAGCTGGACCAAAGCTTCTCCCCGTTACCTCTATTACtaa
- the stpg4 gene encoding protein STPG4 isoform X2 has protein sequence MNMNTVASNPPPAKLTKKKNNLNNKLKVKPKDVNNVKNNRNRKQKSNSRTEDQEATKGGWWQKNVNETPFPGKYSSKLYTQEGLLNPVKRTFNFERKEKSSSSTSTSQSGAQLTNSVPSPLPLTEVRRNTSPLRVLRSTTRQKTVHPVPQKKEGPAPGHYDVKDQTLTQIMSSPFQSKVPRFLPSTSKTPGPGTYETVRQMPSWTKASPRYLYY, from the exons ATGAACATGAATACAGTCGCTTCCAACCCTCCTCCTGCAAAATTAAcgaagaaaaaaaacaatttaaacaaCAAATTGAAAGTAAAACCCAAAGATGTCAATAACGTTAAAAACAATCGTAATCGTAAG CAAAAGAGTAATTCGCGAACAGAAGACCAGGAAGCAACTAAAGGAGGGTGGTGGCAAAAAAATGTTAAT GAGACGCCATTTCCTGGAAAATATTCCTCAAAACTTTATACCCAAGAAGGACTTCTAAATCCAGTGAAACGAACATTTAATTTTGAAAGGAAAGAGAAGAGCAGTTCCAGTACATCAACATCACAGTCAGGTGCACAGCTGACCAATTCTGTTCCGAGCCCATTACCCTTAACTGAGGTGCGGAGGAATACGTCTCCTTTGAGAGTTCTTAGAAGCACTACCAGACAGAAAACCGTGCACCCTGTACCTCAAAAG AAAGAAGGGCCGGCACCAGGACACTACGACGTGAAGGATCAGACTCTGACTCAGATCATGAGTTCCCCCTTTCAATCCAAAGTGCCTCGGTTTTTACCTAGCACCAGC AAAACGCCAGGACCAGGAACATATGAGACTGTCAGACAAATGCCAAGCTGGACCAAAGCTTCTCCCCGTTACCTCTATTACtaa